A genomic window from Acidimicrobiia bacterium includes:
- a CDS encoding GNAT family N-acetyltransferase, translated as MRVRLATRSDLLAIGRVADAAAWETYSGLLKPDTIARLLSLQYSPAAVRRRLLRGGIRVADAGRAGVLGFADADVDSGQIRLGAMSTEPAYRRSGVAKALLASVRASHPWHPVCADVLLGNLDGERFYESQGFAPGEVIEGRLFDEEVVERRWWLAPPIRGASI; from the coding sequence ATGCGGGTGCGCCTGGCGACGCGGTCTGACCTTCTGGCGATAGGGAGGGTCGCCGATGCGGCGGCGTGGGAGACCTACTCCGGCCTGCTCAAGCCCGATACGATCGCCCGCCTGCTGTCTCTCCAGTATTCGCCCGCCGCGGTGCGGCGTCGTCTTCTCCGAGGCGGGATACGAGTGGCAGATGCGGGCCGAGCGGGAGTACTTGGCTTCGCCGACGCCGATGTCGACTCAGGGCAGATTCGCCTCGGCGCGATGTCCACCGAGCCCGCCTACCGGCGGAGCGGGGTCGCCAAAGCGTTGCTGGCGTCGGTACGGGCGTCCCACCCGTGGCATCCGGTTTGCGCCGACGTCCTGCTCGGGAATCTCGATGGCGAGCGCTTCTACGAGTCGCAGGGCTTCGCGCCCGGCGAGGTGATCGAGGGGCGTCTGTTCGACGAGGAGGTCGTCGAGAGACGATGGTGGCTTGCTCCCCCGATCAGGGGAGCCTCGATTTGA
- the gcvPA gene encoding aminomethyl-transferring glycine dehydrogenase subunit GcvPA, protein MDFTPHTEADVSRMLSALGFDQPSDLFAHLPGDVLVDGDLGLPEPLSELEVMRHVDALGAMNTPGLICFAGGGIYDHHLPPVVRALTMRPEFVTSYTPYQPEVAQGVLQALFEYQSMIANLTGLPAANASLYDGASAGLEAVNLAVGHTGRKGVWVSRGVHPQTREMIATFARARELEVVEHPMVGGRTAWASDAAPEPAAVVFSQPNSLGVIEDYDAAVKVAGATGALAIAEVDPMLLGVLRTPGAAGCDIAFAEGQPLGNPMSFGGPVVGIFATTMDLIRRIPGRLVGATVDQEGRHAYTLTLRTREQDIRREKASSNICTNQTLNAIAAAIHLAWLGPHGLAEVGRQSMLKARYLADRLADIRGIHLAVDAPFGREFPVLLPIDPQDAIAAMAERGFLAGIPLSDHYPEFPGGLLVAVTEKRTRAELDGYAEALGEVIADG, encoded by the coding sequence ATGGACTTCACGCCGCATACCGAGGCCGATGTCTCCCGGATGCTGTCCGCGCTCGGGTTCGACCAACCTTCCGACCTGTTCGCCCACCTGCCGGGTGATGTCCTTGTCGACGGCGACCTGGGGCTTCCCGAGCCTCTCTCCGAGTTGGAGGTGATGCGCCACGTCGACGCCCTCGGTGCCATGAACACGCCGGGGCTGATCTGCTTCGCCGGCGGGGGAATCTACGACCATCACCTCCCCCCGGTGGTCAGGGCGCTCACCATGCGCCCTGAGTTCGTCACCTCCTACACCCCCTATCAGCCCGAGGTGGCCCAGGGTGTCCTCCAGGCGCTGTTCGAGTATCAGTCGATGATCGCCAACCTCACCGGCCTGCCCGCCGCCAACGCATCCCTCTACGACGGCGCATCCGCGGGCCTCGAGGCGGTGAACCTGGCGGTGGGTCACACCGGGCGTAAGGGTGTGTGGGTTTCGCGAGGAGTACATCCGCAGACCCGCGAGATGATCGCGACGTTCGCCCGGGCACGAGAGTTGGAAGTCGTGGAACATCCGATGGTCGGTGGCCGCACCGCGTGGGCGTCGGATGCCGCTCCGGAGCCTGCGGCGGTGGTGTTCTCGCAGCCAAACAGTCTCGGAGTGATCGAGGACTACGACGCGGCGGTGAAGGTCGCCGGGGCCACCGGTGCCCTCGCCATCGCCGAGGTCGATCCCATGCTGCTCGGTGTGCTCCGAACCCCGGGCGCGGCCGGCTGTGACATCGCCTTTGCCGAGGGGCAACCGCTCGGCAATCCGATGTCCTTTGGGGGTCCCGTCGTCGGCATCTTCGCCACCACGATGGACCTGATCCGCCGCATCCCCGGGCGCCTGGTCGGCGCCACCGTCGACCAGGAGGGGCGGCACGCCTACACACTGACGCTCCGGACCCGCGAGCAGGACATTCGCCGCGAGAAGGCGTCGTCGAACATCTGCACGAACCAAACCCTCAACGCGATCGCCGCCGCGATCCACCTCGCCTGGCTCGGGCCGCACGGGCTCGCCGAGGTCGGCCGACAGTCGATGCTGAAAGCGCGATACCTGGCGGACCGTCTGGCCGACATCCGCGGGATTCACCTTGCGGTCGACGCTCCCTTCGGCCGAGAGTTCCCTGTGCTGCTGCCCATCGATCCGCAAGACGCCATCGCCGCGATGGCGGAGCGGGGCTTCCTCGCCGGAATCCCCCTGTCCGACCACTATCCCGAGTTCCCGGGAGGGCTGCTGGTCGCCGTCACCGAGAAGCGCACCCGCGCCGAACTCGACGGGTATGCCGAGGCACTGGGGGAGGTGATCGCCGATGGCTGA
- a CDS encoding MerR family transcriptional regulator: MTKQKQLTIGDVADLLRGEFPSVTISKLRFLESEGLIHPPRTASGYRSYREVDVERVRYILRQQRDHFLPLRVIKGKLSAWERGEEPTMAPPAGPPPETYFAASEIKLDRDELARSAGVPIGLVDELIEHGVLEVPSVGSAEFTDEDLAVVQAAHRLITHGLEARHLRGIRLAANREVDLFRQLVGPLLRHASPASRRQAAEVLADVAQAAREMQEALVRSELRETLGR, encoded by the coding sequence ATGACCAAACAGAAGCAGTTGACCATCGGGGACGTCGCCGATCTCCTTCGAGGCGAGTTCCCCTCGGTGACGATCTCGAAGCTCCGTTTCCTCGAGAGCGAAGGTCTCATTCATCCTCCGCGAACCGCGTCGGGATATCGCTCCTACCGCGAGGTCGACGTCGAGCGAGTCCGCTACATCCTCCGCCAGCAACGGGACCACTTCCTCCCCCTAAGGGTGATCAAGGGGAAACTCAGCGCCTGGGAGCGGGGCGAAGAGCCGACGATGGCACCTCCCGCCGGTCCGCCACCGGAAACCTACTTCGCCGCGTCCGAGATCAAGCTCGACCGGGACGAACTGGCTCGGTCGGCCGGGGTGCCGATTGGACTGGTCGACGAGTTGATCGAGCACGGGGTACTCGAGGTCCCGTCAGTTGGTTCGGCCGAGTTCACCGACGAGGATCTGGCGGTGGTGCAGGCGGCCCATCGCCTGATCACCCATGGGCTCGAGGCGCGGCACTTGCGCGGCATCCGGCTCGCCGCCAACCGGGAAGTGGATCTCTTCCGGCAGCTGGTAGGCCCTTTGCTGCGCCATGCCAGCCCCGCCAGCCGCCGCCAGGCGGCTGAGGTCCTCGCCGACGTCGCCCAGGCGGCCCGCGAGATGCAGGAGGCCCTGGTGAGGTCGGAGCTGCGCGAGACACTGGGCCGCTGA
- the gcvH gene encoding glycine cleavage system protein GcvH: MNVPEDRRYTDQHEWALLEGGNVRVGITDYAQDALGDVVFVDLPAVGNRIGSGERFAEVESTKSLAEIYAPMAGTIVRVNSALTSSPEVINQDPYGGGWFIVLQPDDASAFEGLLDHDGYRALIA; the protein is encoded by the coding sequence GTGAACGTTCCCGAAGACCGTCGCTATACGGACCAGCACGAATGGGCGCTGCTCGAAGGGGGGAACGTGCGGGTCGGTATCACCGACTACGCCCAGGATGCGCTTGGTGACGTGGTGTTCGTCGACCTGCCCGCGGTCGGCAACCGGATCGGCTCCGGGGAACGGTTCGCGGAGGTCGAATCGACCAAGTCCCTGGCGGAGATCTACGCCCCGATGGCCGGCACCATCGTGCGGGTCAACAGCGCCCTCACGTCGTCGCCCGAGGTCATCAACCAGGACCCCTACGGCGGCGGATGGTTCATCGTGCTCCAGCCCGACGACGCCTCTGCCTTCGAGGGCCTCCTCGACCATGACGGCTACCGGGCGCTGATCGCCTGA
- a CDS encoding FHA domain-containing protein yields MPETPSSHPEDDRDRTEQIDPFAEIHSLRDREAAAGIPGLAGYALIVASGPQRGLHWSLPEGMTAAGRDPQAPIFLDDVTVSRQHAEFVVEGGHLWVRDRGSTNGTYVNARRTEGAALEPGDEVIIGRFHLVVARGA; encoded by the coding sequence GTGCCCGAAACCCCCTCTTCGCACCCCGAGGACGACCGCGATCGCACCGAGCAGATCGATCCTTTTGCCGAGATCCACTCGCTCCGAGACCGCGAGGCAGCTGCCGGAATTCCCGGCCTGGCCGGTTACGCGTTGATCGTGGCCTCAGGCCCCCAGCGTGGCCTCCATTGGAGCCTCCCCGAGGGGATGACCGCGGCGGGACGCGATCCGCAGGCACCGATCTTTCTCGACGATGTCACCGTGTCGCGCCAGCACGCCGAGTTCGTCGTCGAAGGCGGCCACCTGTGGGTGCGCGACCGCGGATCGACGAACGGAACATACGTGAATGCCCGGCGTACCGAGGGGGCCGCCCTCGAACCGGGGGACGAAGTGATCATCGGTCGCTTCCACCTGGTGGTGGCTCGCGGCGCATGA
- the hpt gene encoding hypoxanthine phosphoribosyltransferase, which produces MTVLTEVVTQQALMDRVAELGKEIGADYRGREPVLLGILNGAVPFLADLSRHLPPEIEIDFLSLTRFGEEGRVGIAMDSATSIAGRDVIIVEDVVDTGLTLSYLLGLLETRGPASLATATLLDKTTRRIVDVDLAYRGFEVGDEFLLGYGLDWDGRYRNVPSLWAVLDLAEFRDDPGVLARAVFEGPVIV; this is translated from the coding sequence GTGACCGTTCTCACCGAGGTGGTGACCCAGCAGGCGCTGATGGATCGCGTTGCCGAGCTGGGGAAGGAGATCGGCGCCGACTACCGGGGCCGGGAGCCGGTGTTGCTCGGCATACTCAACGGCGCAGTTCCCTTCCTCGCCGACCTCTCGCGCCATCTGCCTCCGGAGATCGAGATCGACTTCCTGAGCCTCACCCGCTTCGGCGAGGAGGGGAGGGTGGGCATCGCCATGGATTCTGCGACCTCGATCGCCGGACGCGATGTGATCATCGTCGAGGACGTGGTCGACACCGGCCTCACCCTGAGCTACCTGCTCGGGCTGCTCGAGACGCGGGGCCCGGCATCGCTGGCGACCGCCACACTGCTCGACAAGACCACCCGGCGCATCGTGGACGTGGACCTGGCCTATCGCGGCTTCGAGGTGGGAGACGAGTTCCTGCTCGGATACGGGCTCGACTGGGACGGCCGCTACCGCAATGTGCCGTCCCTATGGGCGGTGCTGGATCTCGCCGAGTTTCGAGACGATCCGGGGGTCCTGGCCCGCGCGGTCTTCGAGGGGCCAGTGATAGTCTGA
- the gcvPB gene encoding aminomethyl-transferring glycine dehydrogenase subunit GcvPB, translating to MAEAGGRATSIPLMGGGAEPTLRDLSSPGRRAWSLPALDVPDSIIDHPEMASAPPPLPEVAERDLVAHFTRLAHRNFAVDLGAYPLGSCTMKYNPKVCDWAAEHPAFRNLHPSQPAHTAQGALAVLLEAEEILCRLTGMSRATFQPPAGAAGELTGLLIMRAYHRAQGRRPGAILIPDSAHGTNPASVTLAGYQVTHLPSDERGMVDLEAFRAAVTDDVAGLMLTNPNTLGLFEEDIVEMARLIHEVDGLVYYDGANLNAILGVARPGDMGFDIVHSNLHKTFATPHGGGGPGAGPVAVVDRLVQFLPGPLPRRGADRLEWEMPAASIGRVHGHHGNFLVVLRALTYMRALGGPGLRRVAERSVLNARYLASLVSGPYEIPYPAPCMHEFVASAADLKRRTGVRAMDVAKALLDYGIHAPTVYFPLIVEEALMIEPTETESPETVEAIGEALLAIVRLAVTDAESLHHAPHQTPVSRPDDALAARKPVLTWDMERES from the coding sequence ATGGCTGAAGCCGGCGGTCGGGCCACGTCGATTCCGCTGATGGGCGGCGGCGCCGAGCCGACCCTGCGGGACCTGTCCTCCCCGGGCCGGCGAGCGTGGTCGCTGCCGGCACTCGATGTGCCCGACTCGATCATCGATCACCCCGAAATGGCGTCGGCGCCCCCGCCGCTGCCCGAGGTGGCGGAGCGGGACCTGGTGGCGCATTTCACGCGGCTGGCGCACCGCAACTTTGCGGTGGATCTCGGGGCGTACCCGCTTGGCTCGTGCACCATGAAATACAACCCGAAGGTGTGCGACTGGGCGGCGGAGCATCCCGCCTTTCGCAACCTCCATCCGTCGCAGCCGGCCCACACGGCACAGGGTGCCCTGGCGGTGCTGCTCGAGGCCGAGGAGATCCTGTGCCGGCTCACCGGGATGTCCCGGGCCACCTTCCAGCCCCCGGCCGGCGCCGCCGGCGAGTTGACCGGCCTGCTGATCATGCGCGCCTACCACCGCGCCCAGGGTCGGCGACCAGGAGCCATCCTCATCCCGGATTCGGCTCACGGCACCAACCCGGCGTCGGTGACCCTGGCCGGGTACCAGGTGACCCACCTTCCCAGTGACGAGCGGGGCATGGTCGACCTGGAGGCCTTTCGAGCCGCGGTGACCGATGACGTCGCCGGCCTGATGCTCACCAACCCCAACACTTTGGGCCTCTTCGAGGAGGACATCGTCGAGATGGCCCGCCTCATCCACGAAGTCGACGGGCTGGTCTACTACGACGGCGCCAACCTCAACGCCATTCTCGGGGTGGCCCGACCCGGGGACATGGGCTTCGACATCGTCCACTCCAATCTCCACAAGACGTTCGCCACTCCGCACGGCGGAGGCGGGCCCGGGGCAGGGCCGGTGGCCGTGGTCGATCGGTTGGTTCAGTTCCTCCCCGGGCCGCTGCCCCGGCGAGGCGCCGACCGGCTGGAATGGGAGATGCCGGCAGCCTCGATCGGACGGGTTCATGGCCACCACGGCAACTTCCTCGTCGTGCTGCGGGCGCTGACCTACATGCGAGCACTGGGTGGGCCGGGTCTGCGGCGGGTCGCCGAGCGATCGGTGCTCAATGCCCGGTATCTCGCCAGTCTCGTGTCCGGGCCGTACGAGATTCCCTATCCGGCACCCTGCATGCATGAGTTCGTCGCCTCGGCGGCCGATCTCAAGAGACGCACCGGGGTGCGGGCGATGGACGTCGCCAAGGCCCTCCTCGACTACGGGATCCATGCCCCGACGGTCTACTTCCCCCTGATCGTCGAGGAAGCGTTGATGATCGAACCGACCGAGACCGAGTCCCCGGAGACGGTCGAGGCCATTGGCGAGGCGTTGCTCGCGATCGTCCGCCTCGCCGTCACCGATGCGGAATCCCTCCACCATGCCCCGCACCAGACGCCGGTGTCACGACCCGACGACGCGCTCGCAGCCCGCAAGCCGGTTCTCACCTGGGACATGGAGCGCGAATCATGA
- the add gene encoding adenosine deaminase — MSDLRKWPKVVLHDHLDGGVRPQTMIDLAPTVGYRDLPSTDPDLLKQALYQGDATSLEEYLAAFRFTFGVMQTPEAMRRVAFESVEDLAAEGVVYAEIRFAPSLHLRGGMTRGEAIAAVLEGFADAEEAFGVPARAIIDVMRQDSDSMDVAAAAVEFVGRGVVAIDLAGPEEGNPAAAHARAIELGRSAGLHVTIHAGEGAGVDSIAGALAVGAERIGHGARIIEDTECVSGEIVAMGDVAIEVHDRRIPLELCPTSNLHTKMYPTAADHPFGALYRAGFVTTLNTDNRLMSGIDMTHEFEVIEQDHGFVEEDFRRVTLAAVDAAFCDEATRERARARVESGYQ, encoded by the coding sequence ATGTCAGATCTACGCAAGTGGCCCAAGGTCGTGCTCCACGACCATCTCGATGGCGGGGTCAGGCCGCAGACCATGATCGACCTGGCGCCCACCGTCGGCTACCGCGACCTCCCGTCCACCGATCCGGATCTCCTGAAGCAGGCTCTGTATCAGGGCGACGCCACGTCGCTCGAGGAGTACCTCGCCGCCTTCCGGTTCACCTTTGGGGTCATGCAGACCCCCGAGGCGATGCGCCGCGTGGCATTCGAGTCGGTCGAAGACCTGGCAGCAGAAGGAGTGGTCTACGCCGAGATCAGGTTTGCACCCAGCCTCCATCTGCGGGGGGGCATGACGCGGGGCGAAGCGATTGCCGCAGTGCTGGAGGGTTTCGCCGACGCCGAAGAGGCGTTCGGCGTGCCGGCGCGGGCGATCATCGACGTGATGAGACAGGATTCCGACTCGATGGACGTGGCGGCGGCGGCAGTGGAGTTCGTTGGACGCGGTGTCGTTGCGATCGACCTGGCCGGGCCCGAGGAAGGGAATCCGGCGGCTGCCCATGCGAGGGCGATCGAATTGGGGCGATCCGCCGGGCTGCACGTCACGATCCATGCCGGGGAAGGGGCCGGGGTCGATTCGATCGCCGGAGCGCTGGCCGTCGGCGCCGAGCGGATCGGCCACGGAGCTCGGATCATCGAAGACACCGAGTGCGTCTCCGGAGAGATCGTCGCCATGGGAGACGTGGCGATAGAGGTGCACGATCGTCGCATCCCCCTGGAGCTGTGCCCGACATCCAACCTTCACACCAAGATGTACCCGACGGCAGCCGATCATCCATTCGGGGCGCTATATCGCGCCGGATTCGTGACGACCCTCAACACCGACAATCGGTTGATGAGCGGGATCGACATGACCCACGAGTTCGAGGTGATCGAACAGGACCATGGGTTCGTGGAGGAGGACTTTCGCAGGGTGACCCTGGCCGCCGTCGACGCAGCGTTCTGCGATGAAGCGACCCGGGAGCGGGCACGGGCTCGGGTCGAATCCGGCTACCAGTAA
- a CDS encoding serine hydrolase, whose product MSFLAAIALATVLGPSNGLRPIQVPTPPMVCFPIEAPPTVDATSWMVWSVGEDAELGSFNPDTQRAPASITKLMTAILVAERAALTNTVVISAAADATPIGYVGQPDVRQGEVWTVRDLMVNILVQSGNDAAVALAEHVSGNLPAFVALMNDRAEALGMTRTVFVNPHGLDTAGHLSTARDLIFLGRAGLAYPEILRLSRIKAISFDPGGRPMELTATNRDLGVFPGLYGLKTGDTLAAGQTFLSYTEGQDDGYLVVVLGSRNRRQMTRELIAWGQTALGPRDRFFAAASGTDLTIDFPEWYLPRVAAAGPLDGGNPGAPTSTPLTDSLDDAFRLLLPVVLGGGA is encoded by the coding sequence ATGTCGTTCCTTGCCGCGATCGCCCTCGCAACGGTGCTCGGCCCATCGAACGGCCTGCGGCCCATTCAGGTGCCGACCCCTCCGATGGTTTGCTTTCCGATCGAGGCGCCGCCCACGGTGGATGCAACCTCGTGGATGGTGTGGTCGGTGGGAGAGGATGCCGAGCTCGGCTCCTTCAACCCGGACACCCAACGGGCGCCGGCCTCGATCACCAAACTGATGACGGCGATCCTGGTGGCCGAACGGGCGGCCCTCACCAACACGGTCGTGATCAGCGCCGCCGCTGACGCCACCCCCATCGGCTACGTCGGTCAACCCGACGTCAGACAGGGCGAGGTGTGGACCGTCCGCGACCTGATGGTGAACATTCTGGTGCAGTCCGGCAACGACGCGGCGGTGGCCCTCGCCGAGCATGTCTCCGGCAACCTCCCCGCCTTCGTCGCGCTGATGAACGACAGGGCAGAGGCCCTGGGAATGACCCGGACAGTGTTTGTCAACCCCCATGGCCTCGACACCGCCGGCCACCTGTCGACCGCGCGCGACCTCATCTTTCTCGGCCGCGCCGGGCTGGCCTATCCGGAGATACTGCGGCTTTCGAGGATCAAGGCGATCTCTTTCGATCCCGGCGGGCGACCAATGGAGCTGACCGCCACCAACCGCGACCTCGGTGTGTTCCCCGGGCTCTATGGCCTGAAGACCGGGGACACCCTTGCGGCCGGACAGACCTTCCTGTCGTACACCGAGGGCCAGGACGACGGCTACCTCGTCGTGGTTCTCGGCTCGCGCAATCGGCGGCAGATGACCCGCGAGTTGATCGCATGGGGACAGACTGCTCTGGGGCCTCGTGACCGCTTCTTCGCCGCGGCGTCCGGCACCGATCTCACCATCGACTTCCCCGAGTGGTACCTCCCTCGAGTCGCCGCGGCCGGGCCGCTCGACGGCGGAAACCCGGGAGCACCGACCAGCACCCCTTTGACGGATTCCCTCGACGACGCCTTCAGGCTCTTGCTTCCGGTGGTCCTGGGAGGTGGCGCGTGA
- a CDS encoding MerR family transcriptional regulator, producing MVDVQQGYRAPQVCKIVGITYRQLDYWARTDLLKPSLQTASGSGSQRLYAFGDIVQLRVVKRLLDAGMSLKKIRQAMDLLRDQLQSQTPLEGVTLLSDGTTIYAAHSADELVDVFRRGQGVFGIAVGPVQQELEGDILRLFPETVEPAASLPASLEA from the coding sequence GTGGTTGACGTACAACAGGGGTACCGCGCCCCGCAGGTCTGCAAGATCGTCGGGATCACCTATCGGCAACTCGACTATTGGGCCCGCACCGACCTACTCAAGCCCTCTCTGCAGACCGCCAGCGGATCGGGATCCCAGCGCCTCTACGCCTTCGGAGACATCGTTCAGCTCCGGGTGGTGAAGCGACTCCTCGATGCAGGGATGAGCCTCAAGAAGATCCGCCAGGCCATGGACCTGCTGCGCGACCAGCTCCAAAGCCAGACTCCGCTGGAAGGGGTCACGCTGCTGTCGGACGGCACCACGATCTACGCCGCCCACAGCGCCGACGAGCTGGTCGACGTCTTCCGCCGTGGCCAGGGTGTGTTCGGCATCGCCGTTGGCCCCGTCCAGCAGGAGCTCGAAGGCGACATCCTCAGGCTGTTCCCGGAGACAGTCGAACCAGCCGCCTCGCTACCCGCCAGCCTGGAGGCCTGA
- a CDS encoding lysophospholipase, with product MTTGSRAGHDGLELFTRHWAAVPEPRSAVVLVHGLAEHSGRYEHVGAGLAARGHDVRATDLRGFGRSGGRRAALDRWDDYLDDLVGDLDAARLLGVPVVLMGHSLGGLIAASYALSERPQPDLLVLSAPAIDSAMPLYKKVAARILGQLVPHKEIPNGLDGSRLSRDATVGERYFADPLNHHSTTLGLGREALLAAGRVRSQVAELRIPTLVIHGGADSIIPPPISAPLVALPGVNRVLFPSFRHESFNEEGGVTAIDTVAAWIEAQ from the coding sequence ATGACGACCGGTTCGCGAGCCGGGCACGACGGCCTCGAGCTGTTCACCAGGCATTGGGCGGCCGTTCCCGAGCCTCGATCCGCCGTTGTGCTCGTCCACGGACTCGCCGAGCATTCAGGTCGCTACGAGCACGTGGGCGCAGGTTTGGCGGCCCGGGGGCACGATGTGCGGGCGACCGATCTGCGAGGCTTCGGCCGGTCCGGCGGGCGGCGCGCCGCCCTCGATCGATGGGACGACTACCTCGACGACCTGGTCGGCGACCTCGATGCCGCTCGGCTCCTGGGCGTTCCAGTGGTGCTGATGGGTCACTCACTCGGTGGTCTGATCGCCGCCTCGTATGCGCTCTCGGAACGGCCTCAGCCCGACCTGCTGGTGCTCTCGGCGCCGGCCATCGATTCGGCCATGCCGCTCTACAAGAAGGTCGCGGCGCGGATTCTCGGCCAACTGGTTCCCCACAAGGAGATTCCGAACGGCCTCGATGGTTCTCGCCTGTCCCGAGATGCGACCGTGGGGGAGCGGTACTTCGCCGACCCGCTCAACCACCACAGCACCACCCTCGGGCTGGGGCGGGAAGCACTCCTGGCTGCCGGCCGGGTACGAAGTCAGGTGGCCGAGTTGAGGATCCCGACGCTGGTGATCCACGGCGGCGCCGATTCCATCATCCCTCCACCGATCAGCGCCCCTCTCGTCGCTCTGCCGGGAGTGAACAGGGTGCTCTTCCCATCCTTCCGACATGAGAGCTTCAACGAGGAGGGCGGCGTGACCGCCATCGACACCGTGGCCGCCTGGATCGAGGCCCAGTAG
- the gcvT gene encoding glycine cleavage system aminomethyltransferase GcvT, with protein MPARSSLHQAHERLGARFTDFGGWLMPLQYQGTLAEHRAVRSSCGVFDVSHLGRFRLQGPRARDLVSALLCNDIDRVEPGRAQYTMLLEKAGGVVDDIIVWWLAPDDFIVLPNAGNADEVIARFVAETDNATTVEDIREGTALLAVQGPLSAGVLDQAIGAHPVRFRVIQPGAIIAAGTGYTGEKGAEILVAASEATGVLERLIAAGAEPCGLGARDTLRLEMGYPLWGQDLDRETTPLEADLEWVVGWDHDFIGRDALLRQREEGLPKRLVGFALGDRRVPRHGYLLRSGGSAGTVSSGNFSPTLEVGIGMGFLSPDPGDGDAPVEVEIRGEWVEASRVDPPFLVT; from the coding sequence GTGCCCGCCCGATCATCGCTGCACCAGGCTCACGAGCGCCTCGGAGCCCGTTTCACCGACTTTGGCGGATGGTTGATGCCGCTGCAGTACCAGGGAACCCTCGCCGAGCATCGGGCGGTGCGCAGCAGCTGTGGGGTGTTCGATGTGTCCCACCTCGGCCGATTCCGGTTGCAAGGCCCTCGGGCGCGGGACCTGGTCTCCGCGCTGCTCTGCAACGACATCGACCGGGTCGAGCCCGGGCGAGCCCAATACACGATGCTCCTCGAGAAGGCCGGGGGAGTGGTGGACGACATCATCGTGTGGTGGCTGGCTCCGGACGACTTCATCGTGCTGCCCAACGCCGGCAACGCCGACGAGGTGATCGCCCGATTCGTCGCCGAAACCGACAATGCCACCACCGTGGAGGACATCAGGGAGGGCACCGCCCTGCTTGCCGTGCAGGGCCCCCTCAGCGCCGGCGTCCTCGACCAGGCGATCGGCGCGCATCCCGTGCGCTTCCGGGTGATCCAGCCGGGGGCCATCATCGCTGCAGGCACCGGATACACAGGAGAGAAGGGGGCCGAGATCCTCGTCGCGGCCTCGGAAGCCACCGGAGTGCTCGAACGGCTCATCGCCGCCGGAGCCGAGCCGTGCGGCCTGGGGGCTCGGGACACGCTGCGCCTCGAAATGGGGTACCCGCTCTGGGGTCAGGACCTGGACCGGGAAACCACTCCACTCGAGGCAGACCTCGAGTGGGTCGTCGGTTGGGACCACGACTTCATCGGGAGAGACGCCCTCCTCCGCCAACGAGAGGAGGGCCTGCCCAAGCGGCTGGTGGGATTCGCCCTCGGCGATCGGCGGGTGCCGCGCCATGGGTACCTCCTGCGGTCGGGTGGGTCCGCAGGCACGGTCAGCAGCGGCAACTTCAGCCCCACCCTCGAGGTCGGCATCGGGATGGGGTTCCTCAGCCCCGACCCGGGTGACGGAGATGCACCGGTCGAGGTCGAGATCCGGGGCGAATGGGTCGAGGCGTCGAGGGTCGATCCTCCGTTCCTGGTGACCTGA
- a CDS encoding bifunctional nuclease family protein — translation MSNESIPVELVGVRIELPTNTPIALLREIGGTRFLPIWIGTNEATAIALAIEGVEPQRPMTHDLLAEITAALGARVDRVVVTELRDGIYYADLVLVRDGDEIVVSARPSDSIALAARTGATISVLPAVLDEAGVEIRDEDEENEVARFRSFLQDVTPEDFG, via the coding sequence GTGAGTAACGAGAGCATCCCCGTCGAACTGGTGGGAGTGCGGATCGAGCTGCCGACCAACACTCCGATCGCCCTGCTGCGGGAGATTGGCGGTACCCGGTTCCTCCCCATCTGGATCGGAACCAACGAGGCGACGGCAATTGCCCTCGCGATCGAGGGTGTGGAGCCCCAGCGCCCGATGACTCACGATCTGCTCGCAGAGATCACCGCGGCGCTCGGTGCCAGGGTCGACCGGGTGGTGGTCACCGAACTGCGCGACGGCATCTATTACGCCGACCTCGTGCTGGTCCGGGACGGCGATGAGATCGTCGTGTCCGCCCGACCCTCGGACTCGATCGCCCTCGCCGCTCGCACCGGAGCCACGATCTCGGTTCTGCCGGCGGTCTTGGACGAGGCCGGCGTGGAGATTCGTGACGAGGACGAGGAGAACGAGGTCGCCCGCTTCCGCTCGTTCCTCCAGGACGTCACGCCGGAGGATTTCGGGTAG